The following proteins come from a genomic window of Pieris napi chromosome 15, ilPieNapi1.2, whole genome shotgun sequence:
- the LOC125056672 gene encoding vacuolar protein sorting-associated protein 52 homolog isoform X1 has translation MSKNSDMSEILDKNLEDIEIQEVLKNGTDLREYALQIDKSIKEAEKASVADYLKESENIGSLHNQIEECDGILERMENMLLVFQNDLGSISNEIISLQKRSVNMSIQLTNRQGLKGPLSSFIEDIAVSETLIFGINNLPITDKEFMIQLAILNQKLNFVKEQDFKETKACHDVKDVLEKLKIKSIAKIRTYILEQIYKFRKPMANYQIPQNAMLKYKFFFEFVLANERNVAQEICNEYIDTLSKVYYSYFKSYASRLDKLKYEEVPTKDDLMGIEDGSKGGFFQKSNLKNKSTIFTIGNRGDVLAQQLEAPIIVPHVQQKTKYSYEALFRSLQYALVDNSCREYLFTTEFFHVKGSHAQELFDRILGKTLSLLVKNVESYVVECFDCLALFLCIQLINRYRWMCHKRAVAALDSYWDSLLSTFWPRLEYVLKLNIQSVRECDPGKLANKELGPHYITRRYAEFSAAMLSLSEQFPSQELSNLLLVLQDEVHCFLLKMAAEFAQRVQQLIFLINNYDMVLSILMERTRDNTKEAESFREQLQARSSEYVEEILSPHFGGLMQFVKEGEQLLEQDKKNELAGLEKKSLNLVSSFSSSWKQSLEEIHREVLVSFPNLVTGSGLLQMALTNFVQYYQKFNKLLTPNARTQLVNIHVIMVEIKKYKTNF, from the exons ATGTCGAAAAATTCAGATATGTCGGAAATTCttgataaaaatttagaaGATATTGAAATTCAGGAAGTCCTTAAGAATGGAACTGATCTGAGAGAATATGCTTTACAAATTGACAAAAGTATTAAGGAAGCTGAGAAAGCATCAGTGGcagattatttaaaagaaagtgaGAATATTGGTTCCCTTCATAACCAGATAGAAGAATGTGATGGTATTCTTGAAAGAATGGAAAACATGTTGTTAGTTTTTCAG AATGATTTAGGAAGTATCAGTAATGAAATTATTAGTTTACAAAAACGTTCAGTAAATATGTCTATACAACTGACAAATAGACAAGGTTTGAAGGGTCCTTTATCATCATTTATTGAAGACATAGCTGTATCGGaaactttaatttt TGGAATAAACAATCTTCCAATAACTGATAAAGAATTTATGATTCAACTGGCCATTTTAAACCAGAAACTTAATTTTGTCAAGGAACAGGATTTCAAAGAAACAAAAGCATGTCATGATGTGAAAGATGTCCtggaaaaacttaaaattaaatctatagCTAAGATAAGGACGTATATTTTAGAGCAGATTTATAAATTTCGTAAACCAATGGCAAATTATCAAATACCTCAAAATGCAATGCTTAAGTATAAGTTTTTCTTTGAGTTTGTGTTAGCAAATGAGAGGAATGTGGCTCAAGAAATATGTAATGAATATATTGATACCTTGAGTAAAGTATACTATTCTTATTTCAAATCATATGCTTCACGGTTGGATAAGTTGAAATATGAGGAAGTACCAACTAAAGATGATCTGATGGGAATTGAAGATGGATCTAAAGGAGGATTTTTCCAAAAGTCTAATCTTAAGAACAAAAGTACTATATTCACAATAGGTAACCGTGGAGATGTTTTGGCTCAACAGTTGGAGGCCCCTATTATTGTGCCTCATGTTCAACAAAAAACAAAG taTTCTTATGAAGCACTTTTTCGAAGCCTTCAATATGCACTGGTAGATAACAGCTGtagagaatatttatttacaactgaATTCTTTCATGTCAAGGGTAGTCATGCTCAAGAATTGTTTGATCGAATTCTTGGTAAAACTTTGTCTTTGCTTGTG aaaaatgTTGAAAGCTATGTTGTGGAATGCTTTGACTGTTTGGCCCTATTCCTTTGCATCCAACTTATAAATAGATACAGATGGATGTGCCACAAACGAGCTGTTGCTGCTTTGGACAG TTATTGGGATTCCTTACTATCCACATTCTGGCCTCGTCTcgaatatgtattaaaattaaacatccAAAGTGTACGCGAGTGTGACCCGGGTAAATTGGCGAATAAGGAACTCGGACCtcattat ATCACACGCAGATATGCTGAATTTTCAGCAGCAATGCTCAGTTTGAGCGAACAATTTCCGTCACAGGAACTAAGCAATCTTCTTCTAGTGCTCCAAGATGAGGTCCATTGCTTCCTTTTAAAAATGGCCGCCGAATTCGCTCAAAGAGTTCAACAACTAATATTCCTGATAAATAACTATGATATGGTGTTAAGCATTCTCATGGAAAGGACAAGGGATAATACTAAAGAAGCGGAAAGTTTTCGAGAGCAATTGCAAGCTCGAAGTTCAGAATATGTTGAAGAGATTTTGAGTCCTCATTTCGGGGGTTTGATGCAGTTTGTAAAGGAAGGCGAACAACTCTTAGAGCAAGACAAGAAAAACGAATTAGCTGGTTTAGAGAAGAAATCGTTAAATCTGGTCTCCTCATTTTCGTCAAGTTGGAAGCAGAGTCTGGAAGAGATACACCGAGAAGTGCTTGTGTCATTTCCAAATTTGGTGACCGGATCGGGATTACTGCAAATGGCGTTGACAAACTTTGTGCAATATTAtcagaaatttaataaactcctCACGCCAAATGCGAGGACGCAACTTGTTAATATTCATGTTATTATGGTAGAGATTAAGAAATATAAGAccaacttttaa
- the LOC125056672 gene encoding vacuolar protein sorting-associated protein 52 homolog isoform X2 produces the protein MSKNSDMSEILDKNLEDIEIQEVLKNGTDLREYALQIDKSIKEAEKASVADYLKESENIGSLHNQIEECDGILERMENMLLVFQNDLGSISNEIISLQKRSVNMSIQLTNRQGLKGPLSSFIEDIAVSETLIFGINNLPITDKEFMIQLAILNQKLNFVKEQDFKETKACHDVKDVLEKLKIKSIAKIRTYILEQIYKFRKPMANYQIPQNAMLKYKFFFEFVLANERNVAQEICNEYIDTLSKVYYSYFKSYASRLDKLKYEEVPTKDDLMGIEDGSKGGFFQKSNLKNKSTIFTIGNRGDVLAQQLEAPIIVPHVQQKTKYSYEALFRSLQYALVDNSCREYLFTTEFFHVKGSHAQELFDRILGKTLSLLVKNVESYVVECFDCLALFLCIQLINRYRWMCHKRAVAALDRSHADMLNFQQQCSV, from the exons ATGTCGAAAAATTCAGATATGTCGGAAATTCttgataaaaatttagaaGATATTGAAATTCAGGAAGTCCTTAAGAATGGAACTGATCTGAGAGAATATGCTTTACAAATTGACAAAAGTATTAAGGAAGCTGAGAAAGCATCAGTGGcagattatttaaaagaaagtgaGAATATTGGTTCCCTTCATAACCAGATAGAAGAATGTGATGGTATTCTTGAAAGAATGGAAAACATGTTGTTAGTTTTTCAG AATGATTTAGGAAGTATCAGTAATGAAATTATTAGTTTACAAAAACGTTCAGTAAATATGTCTATACAACTGACAAATAGACAAGGTTTGAAGGGTCCTTTATCATCATTTATTGAAGACATAGCTGTATCGGaaactttaatttt TGGAATAAACAATCTTCCAATAACTGATAAAGAATTTATGATTCAACTGGCCATTTTAAACCAGAAACTTAATTTTGTCAAGGAACAGGATTTCAAAGAAACAAAAGCATGTCATGATGTGAAAGATGTCCtggaaaaacttaaaattaaatctatagCTAAGATAAGGACGTATATTTTAGAGCAGATTTATAAATTTCGTAAACCAATGGCAAATTATCAAATACCTCAAAATGCAATGCTTAAGTATAAGTTTTTCTTTGAGTTTGTGTTAGCAAATGAGAGGAATGTGGCTCAAGAAATATGTAATGAATATATTGATACCTTGAGTAAAGTATACTATTCTTATTTCAAATCATATGCTTCACGGTTGGATAAGTTGAAATATGAGGAAGTACCAACTAAAGATGATCTGATGGGAATTGAAGATGGATCTAAAGGAGGATTTTTCCAAAAGTCTAATCTTAAGAACAAAAGTACTATATTCACAATAGGTAACCGTGGAGATGTTTTGGCTCAACAGTTGGAGGCCCCTATTATTGTGCCTCATGTTCAACAAAAAACAAAG taTTCTTATGAAGCACTTTTTCGAAGCCTTCAATATGCACTGGTAGATAACAGCTGtagagaatatttatttacaactgaATTCTTTCATGTCAAGGGTAGTCATGCTCAAGAATTGTTTGATCGAATTCTTGGTAAAACTTTGTCTTTGCTTGTG aaaaatgTTGAAAGCTATGTTGTGGAATGCTTTGACTGTTTGGCCCTATTCCTTTGCATCCAACTTATAAATAGATACAGATGGATGTGCCACAAACGAGCTGTTGCTGCTTTGGACAG ATCACACGCAGATATGCTGAATTTTCAGCAGCAATGCTCAGTTTGA
- the LOC125056496 gene encoding probable nuclear hormone receptor HR38: MRGALLTPSSQHCGLRKFLITRPSATESRSPSAFSSNSSSMLLLQTQSNYSSSFADLLSSQYQEDSEILDENLDPFPDVEFHAPIQPEIKSQRTTPVSETPSPTPGPALPSFEETYSVRYPKLEMAEFGIKMDEDCYNVGPYSHQGHASTQLLYQYHQPTLPYVPSPYYAPAQPCSPTFDTGSVTPTPDSYSLPPFPSSVDLHITTDQNSRQRRASLPVQRSESSSSNESPKIHGGRVHCMQASAPSSAASSPGGVPQDNVVTRAAPQSPSQLCAVCGDTAACQHYGVRTCEGCKGFFKRTVQKGSKYVCLAEKSCPVDKRRRNRCQFCRFQKCLAVGMVKEVVRTDSLKGRRGRLPSKPKCPQESPPSPPISLITALVRAHVDTSPDFSNLDYSQFREPNPMEPPMSDLEVIQQFYSLLTTSIDMIKVFAEKVPGYGELCPEDREQLFASARLELFVLRLAYRTRPEDTKLTFCNGLVLDKRQCQRSFGDWLHAVLDFSNTLHSMDIDISTFACLCALTLITERHGLKEPHRVEQLQMKIIGCLRAHMPGGGGVGGAGAPHFSRVLGALPELRSLSVQGLQRIFYLKLEDLVPAPPLIENMFRASLPF; the protein is encoded by the exons ATGCGAGGTGCGTTGCTGACGCCCTCCAGCCAACATTGCGGCCTTAGAAAATTCCTTATTACAC GGCCGAGCGCTACAGAGTCGCGCTCGCCAAGTGCTTTTTCGTCCAACTCATCCAGCATGCTACTGCTGCAAACACAA AGCAACTACAGTTCATCCTTCGCTGATCTTCTGTCATCGCAGTATCAAGAAGACTCTGAAATCTTAGACGAGAACTTAGATCCATTTCCGGACGTAGAATTCCATGCACCTATTCAACCGGAAATAAAGTCACAACGAACTACGCCTGTGAGCGAAACTCCATCGCCGACGCCCGGACCGGCGTTACCGAGTTTTGAGGAGACCTACTCGGTTAGATACCCTAAACTAGAAATGGCAGAATTCGGTATTAAAATGGACGAAGATTGTTACAACGTAGGACCATACTCCCACCAGGGTCATGCATCAACGCAATTACTTTATCAATACCACCAGCCAACATTACCCTACGTTCCCTCGCCATACTATGCACCGGCTCAACCCTGCAGTCCAACATTCGATACGGGGAGCGTCACTCCGACACCGGATTCATACTCTTTACCACCTTTCCCTAGTTCAGTTGACTTACACATAACAACAGATCAAAATTCAAGACAACGGCGAGCCTCTCTACCAGTACAAAGATCGGAATCGAGCAGCTCAAATGAGAGTCCCAAAATTCACGGTGGAAGAGTTCATTGCATGCAAGCATCAGCCCCCAGTTCCGCAGCGAGTTCGCCAGGAGGTGTACCGCAAGATAACGTGGTAACCCGCGCGGCCCCTCAGTCACCCAGCCAGTTATGTGCTGTTTGTGGTGATACAGCTGCTTGCCAACACTACGGCGTAAGAACGTGCGAAGGTTGTAAAGGATTCTTTAAAAGAACAGTACAAAAAGGATCAAAATATGTATGCTTAGCCGAAAAATCTTGCCCAGTGGATAAAAGAAGACGCAATCGGTGTCAATTTTGTCGTTTCCAAAAATGTCTCGCAGTCGGCATGGTAAAGGAAGTCGTCAGAACAGACTCGTTGAAGGGAAGACGCGGACGGTTGCCGTCCAAACCAAAATGCCCGCAGGAATCTCCCCCGAGTCCACCAATCTCACTCATCACGGCTCTTGTTCGAGCACACGTAGACACGTCACCAGACTTCTCTAACCTTGATTACTCACAATTTAGAGAACCAAATCCGATGGAGCCACCGATGTCAGACCTAGAAGTTATTCAACAATTCTACTCGTTGCTAACGACTTCTATTGACATGATAAAGGTGTTCGCGGAAAAGGTACCTGGTTATGGAGAGCTTTGTCCTGAAGACAGAGAACAATTGTTTGCATCCGCTCGCTTGGAATTATTCGTGCTTAGACTTGCTTACCGCACGCGGCCTGAAGACACCAAGCTAACATTCTGTAATGGACTTGTGCTTGACAAACGCCAATGCCAACGATCATTTGGAGATTGGCTTCATGCAGTACTGGACTTCAGTAATACTCTGCATTCAATGGACATTGATATTTCAACATTTGCCTGTCTTTGCGCTCTCACATTAATAACAG AACGGCACGGCTTGAAGGAGCCCCACAGAGTTGAGCAATTGCAAATGAAGATAATTGGGTGTCTACGGGCACACATGCCTGGTGGCGGGGGCGTAGGAGGAGCTGGGGCTCCACACTTCAGCCGAGTTCTTGGAGCTCTACCTGAACTACGATCTCTCTCCGTACAAGGTCTCCAGCGCATATTCTACCTGAAACTCGAAGACTTAGTGCCAGCACCGCCTCTAATCGAAAACATGTTTCGCGCAAGCTTACCATTCTAA